One Staphylococcus ratti DNA segment encodes these proteins:
- a CDS encoding SDR family oxidoreductase: protein MTKQNPLNQFYNEKYEEQPQPYPGIQNKMTPVPDCGEETYKGSDKLTDKKALVTGGDSGIGRAAAIAYAKEGADVAIAYHPDEQSDAEEVKAVIEKAGRKAVLLPGDLRDATYAKQMVKDAHEQLGGLDILVLNAGMQQYEYDIQKLSAQQLTDTFEVNVFSNVYSIQEALNYMDAGSSIIITSSIQGVKPSAHLLDYAMTKSCNISLTKGLAAQLGPKGIRVNAVAPGPVWTPLQICGGQPQKNIPDFGKKEPLQRAGQPVELADVYVLLASENASFITGQVYGVTGGSPIN from the coding sequence ATGACAAAACAAAATCCATTAAATCAATTTTATAACGAGAAATATGAAGAACAACCGCAACCATACCCAGGTATTCAAAATAAAATGACACCTGTTCCTGATTGTGGTGAAGAGACTTATAAAGGCTCAGATAAACTTACAGATAAAAAGGCACTTGTGACAGGTGGAGATTCAGGAATTGGACGAGCTGCAGCGATTGCATATGCGAAAGAAGGGGCAGATGTAGCGATTGCTTACCATCCGGATGAACAATCTGATGCAGAAGAAGTGAAAGCAGTCATTGAAAAAGCCGGCCGTAAAGCTGTATTATTGCCAGGAGACTTAAGAGATGCAACATATGCGAAACAGATGGTAAAAGATGCACATGAACAACTTGGTGGACTCGATATTTTAGTGCTTAATGCAGGTATGCAACAATATGAATACGATATCCAAAAACTTTCTGCGCAACAATTGACAGATACATTTGAAGTGAATGTATTTTCAAACGTTTATTCTATTCAAGAAGCACTCAATTACATGGACGCAGGTTCGAGCATTATTATCACGTCCTCTATTCAAGGCGTGAAACCAAGTGCACATTTATTAGATTATGCGATGACGAAATCATGTAATATCTCTTTAACAAAAGGTTTAGCTGCACAATTAGGACCAAAAGGCATTAGAGTAAATGCAGTGGCACCTGGTCCAGTTTGGACGCCATTACAAATTTGTGGTGGTCAACCTCAAAAAAATATTCCTGATTTTGGAAAGAAAGAACCGTTACAACGTGCAGGTCAACCTGTTGAATTGGCTGATGTTTACGTCTTGCTTGCTTCAGAAAATGCAAGTTTCATCACTGGACAAGTTTATGGCGTTACAGGTGGATCGCCAATTAATTAA
- a CDS encoding DUF6056 family protein — translation MTIQRHQYILLAIFIFYLIMSILTPLIHDDLQWGSAYGIEMLKEGFQSLNGRYLGNTLEIIAVRIPLFRYLTYSICAVLMISMIFQYITDMKHRQSERSFMYMTIFMFVLLIPTAIYSQTYGWFAGFYNYVPATLCSFFILRCSLKIFEGWHLKPSESITLIVVSLIGQWFMENMTLFNVMISFLLVVGVIYKYKRLPSVVLAMSLSTVIGALIMFMNPNYLNIIAGKSNYQKVSDEQHGIIAKVIGTLFSQFPDKIIFQSIVILTVMALLMIMLIKRSHLTRLNKSTLIIGLLSAPLYTVLVRIPFHFEQSNEAWSVAITNMIVAVIFFLSLNFAIIKGLPSGRVKRYCIILLWMIPLMTAPLLIVQPIGPRNFYSIYMIYVIITMALISQMNLRPYKIVLAITAVMALSLIIIFSTISIAQFKRINALENAIKQNPHLTEYTVSRLPFESYMQHSSPYDEKKTTIFKTYWGVPEHVKLDFK, via the coding sequence ATGACAATCCAACGACATCAATACATTTTATTAGCGATTTTTATCTTTTATTTAATAATGAGTATATTGACGCCACTTATACATGATGATTTACAGTGGGGAAGTGCTTATGGGATAGAAATGTTAAAAGAAGGATTTCAATCTCTTAATGGACGGTACTTAGGTAATACACTTGAAATTATTGCTGTGCGTATCCCTTTATTTCGATATTTGACGTACAGCATCTGTGCAGTGCTTATGATTTCAATGATTTTTCAATATATTACGGACATGAAGCATCGACAAAGTGAACGTAGTTTTATGTACATGACGATTTTTATGTTTGTATTGCTCATTCCAACAGCGATATACAGTCAAACATACGGATGGTTTGCAGGGTTTTATAATTACGTGCCAGCCACACTTTGTTCGTTTTTTATTTTACGTTGTAGTTTAAAAATTTTTGAAGGATGGCATTTAAAGCCTTCTGAAAGTATAACATTAATTGTAGTATCACTCATTGGTCAGTGGTTTATGGAAAATATGACATTATTTAATGTAATGATTTCATTTTTACTTGTGGTAGGGGTTATTTATAAATACAAACGATTACCGAGCGTTGTATTAGCCATGAGCCTTAGCACTGTTATTGGTGCGCTTATTATGTTTATGAACCCTAATTATTTAAACATTATAGCTGGAAAATCTAATTATCAAAAAGTGTCGGATGAGCAGCATGGTATTATTGCTAAAGTCATAGGCACTTTATTCTCACAATTTCCAGATAAAATCATCTTTCAATCTATTGTAATTCTCACTGTGATGGCACTATTAATGATAATGCTCATAAAGCGCAGTCATTTAACACGGTTGAATAAAAGTACATTAATCATAGGGTTACTTTCTGCTCCGTTATATACAGTGTTGGTTCGTATTCCATTTCATTTTGAACAAAGTAATGAAGCGTGGAGTGTAGCGATTACTAATATGATCGTTGCAGTCATATTTTTTCTTAGTCTTAATTTCGCAATTATTAAGGGGTTACCTTCAGGGCGAGTGAAGCGATATTGCATCATATTATTATGGATGATTCCGCTCATGACGGCGCCTTTACTTATTGTTCAACCGATAGGGCCACGAAATTTTTATTCAATTTATATGATTTATGTCATTATAACGATGGCACTCATTTCTCAAATGAATTTAAGACCATACAAAATCGTGTTAGCAATAACTGCTGTGATGGCATTAAGTTTGATTATTATTTTTAGTACAATTTCAATTGCACAGTTTAAACGCATTAATGCTTTAGAAAACGCAATAAAACAGAATCCTCATCTGACTGAATACACGGTTTCACGATTGCCATTCGAATCGTATATGCAACATTCTTCTCCTTATGACGAAAAAAAGACGACGATTTTCAAAACGTATTGGGGTGTGCCCGAACACGTCAAACTAGATTTTAAGTAG
- a CDS encoding FAD/NAD(P)-binding protein, with protein sequence MSKWMIIGGGVQATTIAIHLRALGLSQKNLYIIDPNEKLMAQFENQTQRIGMEYLRSPIVHHCHPGPFDLKKFARVEHYAQPFKGQHRRPRLDMFFDHTRYWIAQYNLEASHIQQKAIDIKKEGNQWDVRLGNGQWLHTQHVILAMGTHHHPKIPEIFEGRADVMHIHDTTMTPNYEASHVVGSGISSGHLTLKLLTEQLEKQIHLWMKKDFEIFDFDADPAWLGPKNMRGFQQEQDLFKRITINQKERHKGSMPKDMVMALKHYQQEGRLVIHHAPIISCEDHYIVTEKERIYYDSILLATGFKYDVMQQPLMQRLCAMPQARCVDDFPQTTTELEWLPNLYVAGMMADLELGPFARNIMGGRQAALRIGDTYQNKVKHLAS encoded by the coding sequence ATGTCGAAATGGATGATTATTGGTGGGGGTGTTCAAGCCACTACAATTGCAATACATTTAAGAGCTTTAGGATTATCACAGAAAAATTTATATATTATTGATCCCAATGAAAAATTAATGGCACAATTTGAAAATCAAACTCAGCGCATAGGAATGGAATATTTACGTTCACCGATTGTACATCATTGCCACCCTGGTCCGTTTGATTTAAAAAAATTTGCGAGAGTAGAACATTATGCGCAACCTTTCAAAGGACAACACCGACGTCCGAGGTTAGATATGTTCTTTGACCATACACGTTACTGGATCGCACAGTACAATTTAGAAGCAAGCCATATTCAACAAAAAGCAATAGATATTAAAAAAGAAGGGAATCAATGGGATGTGCGCCTTGGAAATGGGCAATGGTTGCATACACAACATGTCATTTTAGCTATGGGGACACATCACCACCCTAAAATTCCAGAAATCTTTGAGGGCCGTGCGGATGTAATGCATATTCACGATACTACGATGACACCTAACTATGAGGCGTCTCACGTAGTAGGAAGTGGAATATCCTCAGGACATTTAACGTTAAAATTACTTACTGAGCAACTTGAAAAACAAATCCATTTGTGGATGAAAAAAGACTTTGAAATATTTGATTTTGATGCAGATCCTGCTTGGTTAGGACCAAAAAATATGCGCGGCTTTCAACAGGAGCAAGATTTATTTAAACGTATAACAATTAATCAAAAAGAGCGTCATAAAGGTTCAATGCCTAAAGATATGGTGATGGCATTGAAACATTATCAACAAGAAGGACGCTTAGTTATCCATCATGCCCCTATTATTTCTTGTGAGGACCACTACATTGTGACTGAAAAGGAACGTATTTATTACGATAGTATCTTACTTGCGACTGGATTTAAGTATGATGTCATGCAACAACCATTAATGCAGCGTCTTTGTGCAATGCCACAAGCGCGTTGTGTTGATGATTTTCCTCAAACGACGACAGAATTAGAATGGTTGCCGAATTTATATGTTGCAGGGATGATGGCGGATTTAGAACTCGGACCTTTCGCGAGAAATATTATGGGTGGACGTCAAGCTGCATTACGTATTGGTGACACGTACCAAAATAAAGTGAAACATTTAGCCAGTTAG
- a CDS encoding NUDIX hydrolase produces MTIRCVCLVERKGSALRLVQVRHREKMYFPGGKIDVGETLEAALIREVKEELQLDLTEDDIEFIGSVVGPAYPQPDETTELNGFRAKREIDWTQVAIDSEITNIDWVDIDDQQRIAPAVLKWIDKYEK; encoded by the coding sequence ATGACAATACGTTGTGTATGTTTAGTGGAGAGAAAGGGCAGTGCATTGCGACTTGTTCAAGTGCGCCATCGTGAAAAAATGTATTTTCCTGGAGGTAAAATAGACGTAGGAGAGACGTTGGAAGCGGCGTTAATTCGTGAAGTAAAAGAAGAACTACAGCTTGATTTAACAGAGGATGACATTGAATTTATCGGTAGCGTTGTTGGCCCTGCCTACCCGCAACCCGATGAGACAACAGAATTAAACGGCTTTCGTGCAAAAAGAGAGATTGATTGGACACAAGTCGCTATCGATTCAGAAATTACTAATATTGATTGGGTAGATATCGATGATCAACAACGTATCGCACCTGCTGTTTTAAAATGGATAGATAAATATGAAAAATAA
- a CDS encoding sugar diacid recognition domain-containing protein yields the protein MRKEYWAQKTIKKTASIIKKDILVTNLSGQIIASSNTKYLGQSHKAAIHSIRRNVPLEIEEEDMKFWHVDSPCIVVPFEDETDTHGAVIILGHPDDIRDYSHLLKLNAEFIVSQEKERADEHNSQLSRTQTLSYILFNQNRQIQNYNRKGILEHLGLNEALTVGLIQIDTTSKAKIKHLRKMLNNWKLPNDDIIEIMPQEYIFIFKANKNRGRTLKEIKQFIEKQHEEDTLNKTLITLGSLNTGVQGLIQSYNEAIALQKLIRSLGHFEGVHTYKEYELETLCSNISHFTPNNETSLVSNYKKLLDFGEDKYLNETVEAYFRNHGKLVKTANDLYIHRNTLNYRIKKIHDITGWDPNTIDGIVLLRIAQMLYTKSK from the coding sequence ATGAGAAAAGAATATTGGGCTCAAAAAACAATTAAAAAAACAGCATCCATTATAAAAAAAGATATTCTTGTCACTAACCTAAGTGGCCAGATCATTGCTTCTTCTAACACGAAATACTTAGGCCAATCTCATAAAGCCGCCATCCATTCTATTCGCCGTAATGTGCCGCTCGAAATTGAAGAAGAAGATATGAAATTTTGGCACGTTGACAGTCCATGTATTGTCGTCCCTTTTGAAGACGAAACTGATACACACGGTGCCGTAATTATTTTAGGCCATCCTGATGATATACGTGATTATTCTCATTTGCTCAAACTCAATGCAGAATTCATCGTTTCACAAGAGAAAGAAAGAGCGGACGAACACAACAGCCAATTATCTCGTACACAAACGTTGTCTTATATTTTGTTTAATCAAAATCGACAAATTCAAAATTATAATCGCAAAGGGATTCTTGAACATTTAGGGCTTAATGAAGCACTTACTGTTGGGCTCATTCAAATTGACACAACGAGTAAAGCGAAAATTAAGCATTTACGTAAAATGCTCAATAACTGGAAACTTCCTAACGATGATATTATTGAAATTATGCCTCAGGAATATATTTTCATCTTTAAAGCGAATAAAAATCGTGGGAGAACATTGAAAGAAATCAAACAGTTTATAGAAAAACAGCATGAAGAAGATACACTGAACAAAACACTTATTACGTTAGGCTCACTCAATACAGGTGTTCAAGGATTAATTCAATCCTACAATGAAGCTATTGCGCTACAAAAACTTATTCGTAGTTTAGGACATTTTGAAGGCGTCCATACTTATAAAGAATACGAGTTAGAAACGCTTTGTAGCAATATTAGTCATTTCACACCAAACAATGAGACGTCACTTGTTTCTAACTACAAAAAACTCCTTGATTTTGGTGAAGATAAATATTTAAATGAGACTGTTGAAGCTTACTTCCGCAATCATGGAAAACTGGTTAAAACTGCCAACGATTTGTATATTCATCGTAATACACTGAATTATCGTATTAAAAAAATTCATGATATAACAGGTTGGGATCCTAACACGATAGATGGTATTGTCCTACTAAGAATCGCACAAATGCTTTATACGAAATCAAAGTAA